One bacterium DNA window includes the following coding sequences:
- a CDS encoding valine--tRNA ligase has translation MSEQNPTEAPKKGGAYDPTGVEQRWYQHWEASGAFIAHDRGRQPFAIMIPPPNVTGALHMGHALNNTIQDMVIRMRRMQGFDTLWLPGTDHAGIATQSVVEKDLRKKKSSRHELGRERFIEEVWKWKEEYGNRILTQLKRLGCSCDWSRTRFTLDDGLSHAVRHVFCTLFEDGLIYRGLRIVNWCPTCHSAISDDEVEHRDEDSFLWEIDYPLVEGEGALRVATTRPETLFGDMAVAVHPKDERWNRFIGQEVRLPLTDRTIPVIADEAVELDFGTGCLKITPAHDANDFETGKRHGLEPFCVIATNGTMNENVPEKYRGLDRFKCRDAAIADLKEQGLLHQETPYKHAVGHCYRTDDVIEPYLSEQWFVKMEPLAQPALQAYRDDRLKFVPARYGHIYERWLENVRDWCISRQLWWGHRIPIWTCDNCEHVSAYREDPTECPVCQSKNLTQDPDVLDTWFSSQLWPFSTLGWPENTNDLQKWYPGNLLSTAREIIFFWVARMVMMGEKFKPHTGTIRIDGEEVPTDCPFETVYIHGTVLDNQGRRMSKSLGNGIDPIDLIDKYGCDAVRFSLMMLATEGQDIKLAADRMEMGKHFANKIWNAVRFVYQALDAHPEPEAMPHKFTMREDKWILSQLQTVTGTVTGAIEEYRLREGALALYDFFWNQFCDWYLELIKPRLRAGNEPDADDAAKRSAFEARCVLDHTIHTFLKLLHPYMPHITEELWQIHPSAKHSNYNPPRPLLMLANWPEPNPLWIDLHIEQAFALTMELVRNIRATRAAVNLTDKTLLKVMCSTSSHDVRLELQEMETVIKQSAKLEELTIGENLPRPEQSTSFMLPFGPTVVYIPLAGLVDLEAERAKARKKLEELDKQIAGKNAQLANENFVSRAKPEAVQVIVESRNRLEEQIQLMKEHLSSLG, from the coding sequence ATGTCCGAGCAAAACCCGACCGAAGCCCCCAAGAAGGGCGGCGCATACGATCCCACCGGCGTGGAACAACGCTGGTACCAACATTGGGAAGCGAGTGGCGCCTTCATCGCCCACGACCGTGGCAGACAACCGTTCGCAATTATGATCCCGCCGCCGAATGTCACCGGTGCGCTCCACATGGGGCATGCGCTGAACAATACAATTCAGGATATGGTCATTCGGATGCGGCGGATGCAGGGCTTCGATACGTTGTGGCTTCCCGGCACCGATCACGCTGGTATTGCGACGCAATCGGTGGTGGAAAAAGATTTACGCAAAAAGAAATCATCCCGCCACGAATTGGGTCGTGAGAGGTTTATCGAAGAAGTGTGGAAGTGGAAAGAAGAATACGGGAATCGCATCCTAACGCAATTGAAACGGCTCGGCTGTTCCTGCGACTGGTCGCGCACTCGCTTCACCCTCGACGATGGGTTATCCCATGCCGTGCGCCATGTCTTCTGTACGCTTTTTGAAGATGGGCTTATCTATCGCGGGTTGCGGATTGTGAATTGGTGTCCGACTTGTCATAGTGCGATCTCCGACGACGAAGTGGAACACCGCGACGAGGATTCGTTCCTTTGGGAAATCGACTATCCGTTGGTGGAAGGCGAAGGTGCTTTACGTGTGGCAACCACTCGCCCCGAAACGTTGTTTGGCGATATGGCGGTAGCGGTGCATCCGAAGGATGAACGTTGGAATCGATTCATTGGTCAGGAAGTGAGACTTCCTCTAACTGACCGTACGATACCTGTGATTGCCGATGAAGCGGTGGAGCTTGATTTCGGAACCGGTTGTTTGAAAATCACGCCGGCACACGATGCCAACGACTTTGAAACAGGAAAACGGCACGGTCTCGAACCATTCTGCGTGATTGCCACCAATGGTACGATGAACGAAAATGTGCCGGAGAAGTATCGTGGTTTGGATCGGTTTAAGTGTCGAGATGCTGCAATTGCCGACTTGAAAGAGCAAGGTCTCCTGCATCAAGAAACACCGTATAAACATGCGGTGGGGCATTGTTATCGCACGGACGACGTGATCGAACCGTATCTCTCCGAACAGTGGTTCGTGAAAATGGAACCGCTCGCACAACCAGCGCTGCAAGCCTATCGCGACGATCGGTTGAAGTTTGTGCCGGCGCGTTATGGTCACATTTACGAACGGTGGCTCGAAAATGTGCGCGACTGGTGTATTTCCCGCCAACTCTGGTGGGGTCATCGGATTCCGATTTGGACGTGTGATAATTGTGAGCATGTCTCCGCATATCGGGAAGACCCAACCGAGTGCCCGGTCTGTCAAAGTAAAAACTTGACCCAAGATCCCGACGTCCTCGATACGTGGTTCTCGTCGCAACTTTGGCCGTTCTCAACGCTTGGCTGGCCGGAGAATACGAACGATTTACAGAAATGGTATCCCGGCAATCTCTTATCCACCGCGCGAGAGATCATCTTCTTTTGGGTGGCGCGGATGGTGATGATGGGTGAGAAATTCAAACCTCACACCGGAACGATTCGCATCGATGGTGAGGAGGTGCCGACCGACTGTCCCTTCGAGACGGTGTATATTCACGGCACCGTACTTGACAATCAAGGTCGGAGAATGTCGAAATCGTTGGGGAACGGGATCGATCCCATCGATCTAATCGATAAGTACGGCTGCGATGCGGTGCGGTTCTCACTCATGATGCTCGCTACCGAAGGACAGGATATCAAACTTGCCGCCGACCGGATGGAGATGGGCAAGCACTTCGCGAATAAAATCTGGAACGCAGTGCGCTTCGTGTATCAGGCATTGGATGCGCACCCCGAACCGGAAGCAATGCCGCACAAATTCACGATGCGGGAAGACAAATGGATACTATCGCAATTACAGACTGTGACCGGCACTGTGACTGGAGCGATTGAAGAGTACCGGTTACGTGAAGGGGCGCTCGCGCTATACGATTTCTTCTGGAACCAATTCTGCGATTGGTATCTCGAATTAATCAAACCGCGGTTGCGAGCGGGCAATGAGCCGGACGCCGACGATGCCGCCAAGCGTTCAGCGTTCGAGGCGCGCTGTGTGCTTGACCATACGATTCACACCTTCCTGAAACTGCTGCATCCTTACATGCCGCATATCACGGAAGAACTATGGCAGATTCACCCTTCGGCGAAACACTCGAACTACAACCCGCCCCGTCCATTGTTGATGTTGGCGAATTGGCCGGAGCCGAATCCGCTCTGGATTGATTTACATATCGAACAGGCGTTTGCCTTGACGATGGAACTTGTACGCAATATTCGAGCAACTCGCGCCGCGGTGAACTTAACCGATAAGACGTTGTTGAAAGTGATGTGTTCGACTTCTTCGCACGATGTACGCTTGGAACTGCAGGAGATGGAAACCGTCATCAAGCAATCGGCAAAGTTAGAGGAGCTGACAATCGGCGAGAATCTTCCCCGCCCGGAGCAATCGACGTCGTTCATGCTGCCGTTTGGTCCAACGGTGGTTTACATTCCGCTCGCCGGTCTCGTCGATCTCGAAGCGGAACGGGCGAAAGCGCGGAAGAAACTTGAGGAACTCGATAAACAGATTGCCGGTAAGAACGCGCAACTTGCCAACGAGAATTTCGTGAGTCGAGCTAAACCGGAAGCGGTGCAAGTGATCGTCGAATCGCGCAACCGGTTGGAAGAACAGATCCAATTGATGAAAGAGCATCTTTCCTCATTAGGATGA
- a CDS encoding glycosyltransferase family 39 protein, which produces MEPKETGQPHRKLSFAEGLFAAALLIRCIWLAGLVKTPFWSALLVDALTYHELAIKYVTDGFFPAIIYERAPLYPYILATVYSVFGSDPLWIRLIQACVGSLNVLLIYRITARMAGELTGRVAGILAATYGMFWLHEADILAPVWIILFLLLAIQILLPPLPGRPEPSKRWQSIGKPLSGGLMLGFATITWPTAIFAAPGLLSLLYPFRNQLLRKSQRNWKPLLYALGATAVLPLLVTLYQWLRFGEPLLSLQGGVNLYIGNNPDADGYSAILPDFGPAWTFPELRYHLSTLKGRLVSWTELDTYYRNLAVLFVMQHPLQALQILFNKFFLLLYPLEIPNTFDPRGFAQAFPWSYSMFVVGWWIIAPLGISGILIRVSSKHRKQLPASERGITVALLLAIAGLIVGIVLVFINARYRLPIVPLLIPFAAVTITELWERWKQSLKRALPILLTVITITILVQVNWGNYRGNDGAYGLMQLGLAYYKEGNLPKAEESYLKLLAVRKNFPGVHTKLALLSMMKGDTALAKSLLREEYKVDIDPKQVVNTAGEIANVGAAWYEMGELGEAEFHFKEALTRNPLLTEARRNLHRVFLRQGVLAFFAGDTATALSKWNTMKSDPDGGEFPRLATELLDKLNQGSLREYIQQQAEQSQ; this is translated from the coding sequence GTGGAACCAAAAGAGACCGGACAACCGCACCGGAAGCTATCCTTCGCGGAAGGATTGTTCGCGGCTGCATTGCTTATTCGTTGTATTTGGCTTGCCGGTCTGGTGAAAACGCCGTTTTGGTCGGCGTTACTTGTGGATGCACTTACCTACCATGAACTTGCCATCAAGTATGTCACGGATGGTTTTTTCCCCGCCATAATTTACGAACGCGCTCCCTTATATCCTTACATCCTCGCCACAGTTTACAGTGTTTTCGGTTCCGACCCACTGTGGATTCGACTCATCCAAGCGTGTGTCGGATCGCTCAACGTGTTGCTCATCTATCGGATTACCGCGCGAATGGCGGGAGAATTAACCGGACGCGTAGCCGGAATCCTTGCCGCCACTTACGGCATGTTCTGGCTCCATGAAGCAGATATCTTAGCGCCGGTTTGGATTATTCTATTTTTACTACTGGCAATCCAAATCCTGTTACCACCATTACCCGGGCGACCGGAACCGTCGAAACGCTGGCAATCCATCGGAAAACCGCTTTCCGGCGGCTTGATGCTCGGATTTGCAACCATTACTTGGCCAACGGCGATTTTTGCCGCACCTGGTCTATTATCGTTGTTGTACCCGTTCCGAAACCAACTTCTGAGAAAATCGCAGCGAAATTGGAAGCCGTTGCTGTACGCGCTTGGTGCGACTGCAGTTTTGCCATTACTGGTAACGCTTTACCAGTGGCTACGGTTTGGTGAGCCGCTGCTCTCCCTGCAAGGCGGAGTAAATCTCTACATCGGAAATAATCCCGATGCCGACGGTTACTCGGCGATTCTCCCAGACTTTGGCCCCGCGTGGACATTTCCGGAATTGCGCTATCATCTGTCAACTTTGAAGGGGCGACTCGTTAGCTGGACGGAATTGGATACCTACTATCGCAACTTGGCGGTACTATTTGTTATGCAGCACCCCTTGCAAGCGTTGCAAATTCTGTTCAATAAATTTTTCCTGCTCCTCTATCCGTTGGAGATTCCCAACACCTTCGACCCCCGTGGTTTCGCCCAGGCGTTTCCGTGGAGCTATTCGATGTTCGTTGTCGGATGGTGGATTATCGCACCGTTGGGAATCTCAGGAATTTTGATTCGGGTGTCATCGAAACACCGCAAGCAACTTCCAGCGAGCGAGCGGGGGATTACCGTTGCGTTGTTACTTGCCATAGCAGGATTAATCGTCGGAATTGTGCTGGTGTTTATCAATGCGCGGTATCGCTTGCCGATAGTACCGTTACTAATTCCCTTTGCCGCGGTTACGATAACGGAACTCTGGGAACGCTGGAAACAGTCTCTCAAGCGAGCATTGCCGATTTTGCTCACTGTGATTACGATAACAATTCTCGTGCAAGTGAATTGGGGAAATTATCGCGGGAACGATGGTGCCTACGGACTTATGCAATTGGGGCTTGCTTATTACAAGGAAGGTAATTTACCTAAAGCGGAAGAATCGTATTTGAAGTTGCTTGCCGTCCGTAAAAATTTTCCCGGCGTTCATACGAAACTTGCCTTGTTGTCGATGATGAAAGGGGATACCGCATTAGCGAAATCGTTGTTGAGGGAAGAATACAAAGTCGATATCGATCCCAAACAAGTAGTAAATACTGCTGGAGAAATCGCGAACGTGGGTGCGGCATGGTATGAGATGGGCGAACTTGGCGAAGCGGAGTTTCATTTCAAAGAAGCGCTCACCCGTAATCCGTTGCTTACCGAAGCGCGCCGGAACTTACATCGCGTCTTCTTACGGCAGGGTGTACTCGCATTCTTTGCTGGGGATACCGCAACCGCTCTTTCCAAATGGAATACGATGAAAAGCGATCCCGATGGCGGAGAATTCCCTCGACTGGCGACTGAGTTACTCGATAAATTGAACCAAGGCAGTTTACGCGAATATATTCAGCAGCAAGCGGAGCAATCGCAATAA
- a CDS encoding rhodanese-like domain-containing protein encodes MSFWRKPSVPEIDAVILHGKMKEEKPPRLLDVRETEEHEEGVIPGAILIPMGQLGDKLKQVAPDEMEEIVVYCRSGNRSLYSTEQLRHAGYTNVASLQGGILGWWRQGYEIAEPKP; translated from the coding sequence ATGTCATTTTGGCGAAAACCGTCCGTACCGGAAATCGATGCTGTTATCCTACACGGGAAGATGAAAGAGGAGAAACCACCTCGCCTGCTCGATGTCCGGGAAACCGAAGAACATGAAGAAGGCGTCATTCCCGGAGCAATCTTAATACCGATGGGACAATTGGGCGATAAACTGAAACAGGTTGCTCCCGATGAAATGGAAGAAATCGTCGTTTACTGCCGCTCTGGCAACCGTTCATTATATTCGACGGAGCAGTTGCGTCATGCCGGGTATACCAACGTTGCTTCACTACAAGGAGGCATTCTTGGCTGGTGGCGGCAAGGCTACGAAATTGCCGAGCCGAAACCATAG